Proteins encoded by one window of Campylobacter concisus:
- the glnA gene encoding type I glutamate--ammonia ligase, translated as MGKFVQNIDHFFDFCKENEVKFVDFRFTDLGGAWHSISYNIKAVTKENFTNGIPMDASSMHGWQPIDKSDMIMKPEATTAFLDPFTSDITVVVFCDIYDIYKGQIYEKCPRSIAKRAMQYVKDSGLGDEAYFGPENEFFVFDNVKIIDSPNCAMYQVDSEEGEWNDATDFKDSYNTGHRPRRKGGYLMTQPIDSMVDLRAEMMQVLEQVGLEVFLGHHEVAQGQGEIGVKFGNLVEAADNVQIYKYVVRMVAHLNGKTVTFMPKPLYGDNGSGMHVHQSVWKDGKNLFYKEGNYANLSDFARYYIGGVLKHARSVAAFTNPSTNSYKRLIPGFEAPSILTYSSQNRSASIRIPYGSGEKSVRAEMRFPDSTANPYLAFSAMLMAGLDGVKHKYEPIGPMDENLFKLHLDEIRERGIEQLPHTLRGSLEALIRDNEYLKPIMTDLFIDTYQHFKFETQVWPYEARPTAYEFKTCFSC; from the coding sequence GTGGGAAAATTCGTCCAAAATATAGATCATTTTTTTGATTTTTGTAAAGAAAATGAAGTCAAATTTGTAGATTTTAGATTTACTGATTTAGGTGGTGCTTGGCATAGCATTAGCTACAACATAAAAGCTGTTACGAAAGAAAATTTCACAAATGGCATCCCAATGGACGCTAGCTCTATGCATGGCTGGCAACCAATTGATAAGAGCGATATGATAATGAAGCCAGAAGCTACAACTGCATTTTTAGACCCATTTACTTCTGATATTACAGTCGTTGTTTTTTGCGATATTTACGACATTTACAAGGGTCAAATTTATGAAAAATGCCCTCGCTCAATTGCTAAAAGAGCAATGCAGTACGTAAAAGATAGTGGTCTTGGCGATGAGGCATACTTTGGCCCTGAGAATGAATTTTTTGTCTTTGATAACGTCAAAATCATTGATAGCCCAAACTGCGCGATGTATCAAGTAGATAGCGAAGAAGGCGAGTGGAACGATGCTACTGACTTTAAAGATAGCTACAACACAGGTCATCGCCCACGCAGAAAAGGCGGCTACTTAATGACTCAGCCAATCGACAGCATGGTAGATCTAAGAGCCGAGATGATGCAAGTTTTAGAGCAAGTTGGCCTTGAAGTCTTTTTGGGTCATCACGAAGTCGCTCAAGGACAAGGTGAGATCGGAGTGAAATTTGGCAATCTAGTCGAAGCTGCCGATAATGTTCAAATTTATAAATATGTCGTTCGCATGGTCGCTCACCTAAATGGCAAGACAGTTACATTCATGCCAAAACCACTCTACGGCGACAACGGAAGCGGCATGCACGTGCATCAATCAGTCTGGAAAGATGGTAAAAATTTATTCTATAAAGAGGGCAACTACGCAAATTTAAGTGATTTCGCAAGATACTACATCGGTGGCGTTTTAAAACACGCAAGAAGCGTTGCAGCCTTTACTAACCCAAGTACAAATAGCTACAAACGCCTAATCCCTGGCTTTGAAGCACCATCTATCCTAACATACTCTAGCCAAAACCGCTCAGCAAGTATCCGCATACCTTATGGCTCAGGTGAAAAGTCAGTTAGGGCTGAGATGAGATTTCCAGATAGCACAGCAAACCCTTATCTAGCCTTTTCAGCGATGCTAATGGCAGGACTTGACGGCGTTAAGCACAAATATGAGCCAATTGGTCCTATGGATGAAAATTTATTTAAACTTCACCTAGATGAGATCAGAGAGCGTGGCATAGAGCAGCTTCCACACACACTTCGTGGTAGCCTTGAAGCGCTAATTCGCGATAATGAATACTTAAAACCAATAATGACCGATCTTTTCATAGATACCTATCAACACTTTAAATTTGAAACTCAAGTTTGGCCTTACGAAGCACGTCCAACCGCTTATGAGTTTAAAACTTGTTTCTCTTGCTAA
- a CDS encoding histidinol-phosphatase, giving the protein MTVDLHNHTPLCKHAVGEPREYVQNAIKAGTKYFGFSDHAPMNYDEAYRMRFDEMQGYEDEILRLRDEFSSEIEILLGYEMDFLDGFMDERVFARKVDYLIGSVHFFNGWAFDNPEFIGGYEGKDLDQIWQEYFDHVERSAKLGKFDIMGHIDLLKLFKFLPKKDVRILAKNAVNAIKEADLVVEINAAGFRKPIGEQYPSVNLLELIAEKDIIITFGSDAHTKEDIGKNGEICEQIARDLGYSKCAIFKNRDRELVKF; this is encoded by the coding sequence ATGACTGTCGATCTTCACAACCACACGCCACTTTGCAAACATGCAGTCGGCGAGCCAAGAGAGTATGTACAAAACGCAATAAAAGCTGGCACAAAATACTTTGGTTTTAGCGATCACGCACCGATGAACTACGATGAAGCTTACAGAATGAGATTTGATGAAATGCAAGGATATGAAGATGAAATTTTACGCTTAAGAGATGAATTTAGCAGTGAGATAGAAATTTTACTTGGCTATGAGATGGATTTTTTAGATGGCTTTATGGATGAGCGAGTCTTTGCTAGAAAGGTTGATTATCTAATAGGCTCTGTGCATTTTTTTAATGGCTGGGCATTTGACAATCCAGAATTTATCGGTGGCTACGAGGGCAAAGACTTGGATCAGATTTGGCAAGAGTATTTTGATCACGTAGAAAGATCGGCCAAGCTTGGCAAATTTGACATTATGGGGCATATTGATCTTTTAAAACTTTTTAAATTTTTGCCAAAAAAGGATGTTAGGATTTTAGCTAAAAATGCAGTAAATGCGATAAAAGAAGCAGATTTAGTTGTTGAGATAAATGCCGCTGGCTTTAGAAAACCTATCGGCGAGCAATATCCAAGCGTAAATTTACTAGAGCTTATAGCCGAAAAAGATATAATCATCACCTTTGGCTCAGATGCTCACACAAAAGAGGATATCGGTAAAAATGGTGAAATTTGCGAGCAAATAGCTAGAGATTTAGGTTATTCAAAATGTGCTATTTTTAAAAATAGAGATAGAGAATTAGTAAAATTTTAG
- a CDS encoding chemotaxis protein encodes MTQEELDALMAGGLDDELDNAKEDAGQEVADVKEDTDEVTEVAKAIDTKDEPQSKSESNSKNAENYRVSADGVWPPPPPTEDHKMVHQLDDVTRDSEEKATQMFDKLETINNFFMDAESDSSSLKDAINSNIELFTTLSEKFPNIAAFSEALEKNNSLLGTIDNIIGNLQMGQDEIMMAMDMMQYQDIHRQKIERVINVMRALSKYMNTLFEGKIDDDKRVGSAVHIAGDTTTENLVSNDDIEALIESLGKK; translated from the coding sequence ATGACCCAAGAGGAACTTGACGCACTTATGGCAGGTGGGCTAGATGATGAGTTGGATAATGCTAAAGAAGATGCTGGCCAAGAGGTTGCGGACGTCAAAGAGGATACGGACGAGGTAACAGAAGTTGCAAAAGCAATTGATACTAAAGATGAGCCACAGTCAAAATCAGAAAGTAATTCAAAGAATGCAGAAAACTACAGAGTGAGCGCAGATGGCGTTTGGCCACCGCCACCTCCAACGGAAGACCACAAAATGGTTCATCAGCTTGATGACGTAACAAGAGATAGCGAAGAAAAAGCTACTCAGATGTTTGACAAGCTCGAGACGATAAATAACTTTTTCATGGATGCTGAGAGTGACTCAAGTAGCCTAAAAGATGCGATAAACTCAAATATCGAGCTATTTACGACGCTAAGTGAGAAATTTCCAAATATCGCTGCATTTAGCGAAGCTTTGGAGAAAAATAACTCACTTCTTGGCACGATCGATAATATCATCGGAAATTTACAAATGGGACAAGATGAGATCATGATGGCTATGGATATGATGCAGTATCAAGACATTCATAGACAAAAGATAGAGCGTGTTATCAACGTTATGAGAGCACTTAGCAAATATATGAATACATTGTTTGAAGGTAAAATCGACGATGATAAGCGTGTTGGCTCTGCTGTTCACATCGCTGGTGATACAACGACTGAAAATCTTGTGAGCAACGACGATATCGAAGCTTTGATAGAAAGTTTAGGTAAAAAATAG
- a CDS encoding peptidase U32 family protein yields the protein MLKRPELLSPAGNLTKLKIALEYGADAVYGSVASFSLRTRSAREFNLETFKEAIDYTHAKGKKFYATINAFPFNSQIEPLKRHLQTISAMKPDAFIIATPGVMSLAKAIAPDIEIHLSTQANVMNVLDAKIYHDMGAKRIVVAREMNLKDVIKIKEEIPTLDIEIFVHGSMCFAYSGRCLVSSVQSGRMSNRGSCANDCRFKYELYAKNEESGVLFRLEEDENGTHIMNSKDLCLISHIKEIVDSGVIDSLKIEGRTKSEYYAACTARAYKMAIDDAMDDKFDAQIYENEINTLKNRGFTDGYLVHRPYERTDTQNHVSSLEEGTHQVNAISEDGEFFKCKYKIFPGNSYEIVAPTGSVIEDSENEISKVYSQDGKKFIKFKQLITKKGKVMSEIHSGNENEISLGIKLPKFSFLREKI from the coding sequence GTGCTAAAAAGGCCTGAGCTTTTATCTCCAGCTGGAAATTTAACAAAACTTAAAATAGCCCTTGAGTATGGAGCTGATGCCGTTTATGGCTCAGTGGCTAGTTTTTCACTAAGGACTAGATCAGCAAGGGAATTTAACCTTGAAACATTCAAAGAGGCGATAGACTACACACATGCAAAGGGAAAGAAATTTTATGCGACCATCAATGCTTTTCCTTTTAACTCTCAGATTGAGCCACTAAAAAGGCACTTGCAGACTATCTCGGCAATGAAGCCAGATGCCTTTATCATCGCAACTCCAGGCGTTATGAGTTTAGCAAAAGCCATTGCTCCTGATATCGAGATACATCTCTCAACTCAGGCAAACGTTATGAACGTGCTTGATGCAAAAATTTATCACGATATGGGCGCAAAACGTATCGTCGTGGCACGCGAGATGAATTTAAAAGATGTCATAAAGATAAAAGAAGAAATTCCAACTCTTGATATTGAAATCTTTGTACATGGCTCGATGTGCTTTGCTTATTCTGGTAGGTGCTTAGTAAGCTCAGTGCAAAGCGGGCGTATGTCAAATCGCGGCAGCTGCGCAAATGATTGTAGATTTAAATACGAACTCTATGCCAAAAACGAAGAGAGTGGTGTGCTTTTCCGCTTAGAAGAGGACGAAAACGGTACTCATATTATGAACTCAAAGGATCTTTGCCTCATCTCTCACATCAAAGAGATCGTTGATAGTGGCGTAATAGATAGCCTAAAAATAGAAGGTCGCACAAAGAGCGAATACTACGCAGCTTGCACAGCAAGAGCTTATAAAATGGCGATAGATGATGCCATGGATGATAAATTTGACGCACAAATTTATGAGAATGAGATAAATACGTTGAAAAACCGCGGCTTTACGGATGGCTACTTGGTGCATAGACCTTATGAACGAACCGATACACAAAATCACGTTAGCAGCCTAGAAGAGGGCACACATCAGGTAAATGCAATAAGCGAAGATGGCGAATTTTTTAAGTGTAAATATAAAATTTTTCCAGGCAATAGCTACGAGATCGTGGCTCCTACTGGATCTGTTATAGAAGATAGTGAAAATGAAATCTCAAAGGTTTATTCACAAGATGGCAAGAAATTTATCAAATTTAAGCAGCTCATTACCAAAAAAGGCAAGGTTATGAGTGAAATTCATAGCGGCAATGAAAACGAGATAAGTCTTGGTATCAAGCTGCCAAAATTTAGTTTTTTAAGGGAGAAAATATGA